The Erythrobacter insulae genome window below encodes:
- the rpsL gene encoding 30S ribosomal protein S12 has product MPTINQLVRKGRTPQKAKSKVPAMEANPQKRGVCTRVYTTTPKKPNSALRKVAKVRLTNQREVISYIPGEGHNLQEHSVVLIRGGRVRDLPGVRYHVLRGVLDTQGVKDRKQSRSKYGAKRPK; this is encoded by the coding sequence ATGCCGACTATTAACCAGCTGGTCCGCAAGGGCCGCACCCCGCAGAAGGCCAAGTCCAAGGTCCCTGCGATGGAAGCCAACCCGCAGAAACGCGGCGTTTGCACCCGTGTCTACACCACGACACCGAAAAAGCCGAACTCCGCTCTGCGTAAGGTTGCCAAAGTGCGCCTGACGAACCAGCGCGAAGTCATCTCCTACATTCCGGGCGAAGGCCACAACCTGCAGGAGCACTCCGTTGTGCTTATCCGCGGCGGCCGTGTTCGCGACCTTCCCGGCGTTCGTTACCATGTCCTTCGCGGCGTGCTCGATACGCAAGGGGTCAAGGATCGCAAGCAGTCCCGCTCGAAGTACGGCGCCAAGCGTCCGAAATAA
- the rpsG gene encoding 30S ribosomal protein S7 produces MSRRRRPEKRVILPDPKFGDQVLSKFMNNLMLDGKKAVAEGIVYSALETVETKAKTDPVQLFHDALSNVAPQVEVRSRRVGGATYQVPVEVRPERAQALAIRWLISAARGRPETTMSARLSGELMDASNNRGNAVKKREDTHRMADANRAFSHYRW; encoded by the coding sequence ATGTCACGTCGTCGTAGACCCGAAAAGCGGGTAATCCTTCCTGATCCCAAGTTTGGTGATCAGGTTCTTTCGAAGTTCATGAACAACCTGATGCTTGACGGTAAGAAAGCCGTTGCAGAAGGCATCGTGTACAGCGCGCTGGAAACCGTGGAAACCAAAGCGAAGACCGATCCGGTTCAGCTGTTCCATGATGCGCTCAGCAATGTTGCTCCGCAGGTCGAAGTGCGCAGCCGCCGTGTTGGTGGTGCCACGTATCAGGTGCCGGTCGAGGTTCGCCCAGAGCGTGCCCAGGCGCTGGCGATCCGTTGGTTGATTTCGGCGGCTCGTGGTCGTCCGGAAACCACCATGAGCGCGCGCCTTTCGGGCGAGCTGATGGATGCTTCGAACAATCGCGGCAATGCTGTGAAGAAACGCGAAGACACGCACCGCATGGCGGATGCGAACCGCGCGTTCTCGCACTACCGCTGGTAA
- the fusA gene encoding elongation factor G, producing the protein MAREYPLERYRNIGIMAHIDAGKTTTTERILYYTGKSYKIGEVHDGAATMDWMEQEQERGITITSAATTTFWQNEDGKGEKHRINIIDTPGHVDFTIEVERSLRVLDGAVAVFDGVAGVEPQSETVWRQADKYGVPRMCFINKLDRTGADFYYCVQSIIDRLGANPLVLYLPIGAESDLQGVVDLVNNRGIVWENDGLGAEFNYVDIPADLADKAAEYREQLIETVVEQDDDIMESYLEGEIPDAATLKKLIRKGTMNRDFVPVLCGSAFKNKGVQPLLDAVVDYMPSPLDVPAIKGVKPDSDEEDDRPSDDGAPFSALAFKIMNDPFVGSLTFTRIYSGQLSKGSVLNSVKDKKEKIGRMLLMHSNNREDIEEAFAGDIVAIAGLKETTTGDTLCDPSNPIILERMEFPEPVIELSVEPKTKADQEKMGVALNRLAAEDPSFRVTTDHESGQTIIKGMGELHLDILVDRMKREFKVEANVGAPQVAYRESLGREVEVTYTHKKQSGGSGQFGEAKVVVSPGERGQGVIFEDEIKGGNIPREYIPSVEKGMREQAESGYLVGFPIIDFTIRLIDGKYHDVDSSTVAFEITGRGAMREAAQKAGIKLLEPVMKVEVVTPEDYLGDVIGDLNKRRGQVQGQDSRGNAMAVEAMVPLANMFGYVNELRSFSQGRAQYTMQFSHYDEVPSAVAQEVKEKLA; encoded by the coding sequence ATGGCCCGCGAGTATCCGCTGGAGCGTTATCGCAATATCGGCATCATGGCTCACATTGATGCCGGGAAAACTACAACTACCGAACGTATTCTCTATTACACCGGTAAATCCTACAAAATCGGCGAAGTGCACGATGGTGCCGCGACGATGGACTGGATGGAACAGGAGCAGGAGCGCGGGATCACGATCACGTCTGCTGCAACGACCACTTTCTGGCAAAACGAAGATGGCAAGGGCGAAAAGCACCGCATCAACATCATCGACACGCCCGGCCACGTGGACTTCACCATCGAAGTCGAACGTTCGCTGCGCGTACTCGATGGCGCGGTCGCCGTGTTTGACGGCGTTGCCGGCGTTGAGCCGCAGTCCGAAACCGTATGGCGCCAAGCCGACAAGTACGGCGTCCCACGCATGTGTTTCATCAACAAACTGGACCGCACCGGCGCAGACTTTTATTACTGCGTACAGTCGATCATTGATCGCCTTGGTGCAAACCCACTTGTACTTTATCTCCCGATTGGTGCGGAAAGCGACCTCCAAGGCGTTGTCGATCTCGTAAACAATCGCGGGATCGTCTGGGAAAATGACGGTTTGGGTGCGGAATTCAATTATGTCGATATTCCGGCCGACCTTGCCGACAAGGCGGCTGAGTATCGCGAGCAGTTGATTGAGACTGTTGTCGAGCAAGACGACGATATCATGGAATCTTACCTCGAAGGTGAAATTCCTGATGCCGCGACCCTTAAGAAGCTTATCCGTAAGGGTACAATGAACCGCGATTTCGTTCCGGTTCTGTGTGGTTCGGCCTTTAAGAATAAAGGTGTTCAGCCTCTTCTTGATGCCGTGGTCGATTACATGCCGTCACCGCTTGACGTTCCTGCTATTAAGGGTGTGAAACCGGACAGTGACGAGGAAGACGATCGTCCATCGGATGATGGCGCCCCGTTCTCGGCGTTGGCGTTTAAGATCATGAACGATCCGTTCGTGGGCTCGCTTACTTTTACCCGTATCTATTCTGGTCAACTGTCAAAGGGTTCGGTTCTGAACTCGGTGAAAGACAAAAAGGAAAAGATTGGGCGCATGTTGTTGATGCACTCGAACAATCGCGAGGACATTGAAGAAGCCTTCGCTGGCGACATCGTCGCTATTGCCGGGCTTAAAGAAACAACGACGGGTGATACTTTGTGTGATCCTTCGAATCCGATCATTCTTGAGCGGATGGAATTCCCTGAGCCGGTTATCGAGCTGTCGGTTGAGCCGAAGACCAAAGCTGACCAAGAAAAGATGGGCGTCGCGCTCAATCGTCTGGCTGCAGAAGACCCTTCGTTCCGCGTTACCACCGATCACGAATCGGGCCAAACGATCATCAAGGGAATGGGCGAGCTTCACCTCGACATTCTGGTTGACCGTATGAAGCGCGAATTCAAAGTCGAAGCGAATGTCGGTGCGCCGCAGGTTGCGTATCGTGAATCGCTGGGCCGCGAAGTTGAAGTGACATACACCCACAAGAAACAGTCTGGTGGTTCAGGTCAATTCGGTGAAGCCAAGGTCGTTGTTTCGCCAGGCGAGCGCGGCCAAGGCGTCATTTTCGAAGACGAGATCAAAGGCGGTAACATTCCGCGTGAATACATCCCGTCGGTTGAAAAAGGCATGCGTGAACAGGCCGAGAGTGGATATTTGGTCGGCTTCCCGATCATCGATTTCACAATCCGCCTGATTGACGGAAAGTATCACGATGTTGACTCAAGCACGGTTGCGTTTGAGATCACCGGTCGCGGTGCAATGCGCGAAGCGGCACAGAAGGCCGGGATCAAGCTGCTTGAGCCGGTGATGAAGGTTGAAGTCGTGACGCCTGAGGATTATTTGGGTGACGTGATTGGCGATCTGAACAAACGCCGTGGTCAGGTCCAGGGTCAAGACTCGCGTGGCAATGCCATGGCGGTTGAGGCAATGGTCCCGCTCGCAAACATGTTTGGTTACGTAAACGAGCTGCGTTCCTTCTCTCAAGGGCGCGCTCAGTACACCATGCAGTTCAGCCACTACGACGAAGTGCCTTCGGCTGTGGCGCAAGAGGTTAAGGAGAAACTTGCCTAA
- the tuf gene encoding elongation factor Tu → MAKEKFERNKPHCNIGTIGHVDHGKTTLTAAITKVMGSAVDFANIDKAPEERERGITISTAHVEYETDARHYAHVDCPGHADYVKNMITGAAQMDGAILVVNAADGPMPQTREHILLARQVGVPQLVVYMNKVDQVDDEELLELVELEVRELLSAYDFDGDNIPIVKGSALAALEGRDPEIGENSIKELMDAVDSYIPQPDRPVDKDFLMPIEDVFSISGRGTVVTGRVETGIVNVGDECEIVGIKDTTKTTVTGVEMFRKLLDSGQAGDNIGALIRGVGREDVERGQVLAKPGSVNPHTEFSAEVYVLSKDEGGRHTPFFANYRPQFYFRTTDVTGEVILPEGTEMVMPGDNVTINVKLIAPIAMDEGLRFAIREGGRTVGSGVVSKITA, encoded by the coding sequence ATGGCGAAGGAAAAATTTGAGCGGAACAAGCCGCACTGCAACATTGGCACCATCGGTCACGTTGACCATGGTAAGACCACGTTGACTGCGGCGATCACCAAAGTCATGGGCTCGGCCGTTGACTTTGCGAACATCGACAAAGCTCCAGAAGAGCGCGAGCGTGGTATCACCATTTCTACCGCTCACGTTGAATACGAAACCGACGCACGTCACTATGCGCACGTCGATTGCCCGGGTCACGCCGACTACGTGAAAAACATGATCACTGGTGCTGCCCAGATGGACGGCGCTATCTTGGTTGTGAACGCTGCTGACGGACCAATGCCACAGACTCGCGAGCACATCCTGCTTGCCCGTCAGGTCGGCGTTCCACAGCTGGTCGTTTACATGAACAAGGTTGATCAGGTTGACGACGAAGAGCTACTCGAACTCGTTGAACTCGAAGTTCGCGAACTTCTCAGCGCTTATGACTTTGACGGCGACAACATTCCAATCGTTAAGGGTTCGGCTCTGGCCGCTCTCGAAGGTCGTGATCCTGAAATCGGTGAAAACTCGATCAAGGAACTGATGGACGCTGTCGACAGCTACATCCCGCAGCCTGATCGTCCGGTCGACAAAGACTTCCTGATGCCGATTGAAGACGTGTTCTCGATTTCGGGTCGTGGTACTGTTGTAACCGGCCGTGTTGAAACCGGCATTGTCAATGTTGGCGACGAATGCGAAATCGTTGGTATCAAAGACACCACCAAGACGACTGTTACCGGCGTTGAAATGTTCCGTAAGCTGCTGGACTCCGGTCAGGCTGGCGACAACATCGGCGCGCTGATCCGCGGCGTTGGACGTGAAGACGTTGAGCGTGGTCAGGTTCTGGCGAAACCAGGTTCGGTTAACCCGCACACCGAGTTTAGCGCAGAAGTCTATGTTCTGTCGAAAGACGAGGGTGGCCGTCACACGCCGTTCTTCGCGAACTACCGTCCGCAGTTCTACTTCCGCACCACCGACGTGACCGGTGAAGTGATCCTCCCAGAGGGCACCGAAATGGTCATGCCAGGCGACAACGTAACCATCAACGTCAAGCTGATCGCACCGATCGCTATGGACGAAGGCCTGCGTTTCGCGATCCGTGAAGGCGGTCGTACCGTTGGATCGGGCGTGGTTTCGAAGATCACTGCCTAA
- the rpsJ gene encoding 30S ribosomal protein S10 → MEAQNIRIRLKAFDHRVLDQATGEIAETARRTGALIRGPIPMPTRIEKFTVNRGPHIDKKSREQFEVRTYKRLLDIVQPNAQTVDALMKLDLAAGVNVEIKLA, encoded by the coding sequence ATGGAAGCACAGAATATCCGTATTCGCCTTAAGGCGTTCGACCATCGCGTTCTTGATCAGGCAACTGGTGAGATTGCTGAGACAGCACGTCGTACGGGTGCTCTTATTCGTGGCCCCATTCCTATGCCGACGCGTATCGAGAAGTTCACCGTGAACCGCGGCCCGCACATCGACAAGAAGTCGCGCGAGCAGTTTGAGGTGCGCACATACAAGCGTCTGCTCGACATCGTGCAGCCGAACGCCCAAACAGTCGACGCGCTGATGAAGCTCGATCTGGCTGCTGGCGTTAATGTTGAGATCAAACTGGCTTAA
- the rplC gene encoding 50S ribosomal protein L3: protein MRTGVIAKKVGMTRLFQEDGRHVPVTVLALEDCQVVSHRTAETDGYFAVQLGAGEAKQKNVAKPQREHFGKAGVGLKKRVAEFRVESEEGLPPVGALISAAHFVAGQKVDITGHTQGKGFAGAMKRWGFGGLRATHGVSLSHRSHGSTGNRQDPGRVFKGKKMAGHMGDRQRTQMNLEVVRTDADRGLIFVKGSVPGSKNGWLLVRDAIKLAAADDLPFPAAIIDTAAPQVEAATPVPEAEAPVAEAPVSDENTSNENGEG from the coding sequence ATGCGCACAGGCGTGATCGCAAAGAAGGTAGGGATGACCCGCCTCTTCCAAGAGGACGGCCGGCACGTGCCGGTAACCGTTCTTGCATTGGAAGATTGTCAGGTTGTCTCGCACCGCACCGCAGAAACGGACGGCTACTTCGCTGTTCAACTCGGTGCAGGCGAAGCAAAACAAAAGAACGTGGCAAAGCCGCAGCGCGAACATTTCGGCAAAGCCGGTGTCGGGCTAAAGAAGCGCGTTGCTGAATTCCGTGTCGAAAGCGAAGAGGGTCTTCCTCCTGTAGGTGCGCTGATTAGTGCAGCTCACTTCGTTGCTGGCCAAAAAGTCGACATCACTGGCCACACTCAGGGTAAAGGCTTTGCCGGCGCCATGAAGCGTTGGGGTTTCGGCGGTCTGCGTGCAACACACGGTGTGTCACTCTCTCACCGTTCACACGGTTCTACGGGTAACCGTCAGGATCCTGGTCGCGTGTTCAAGGGTAAAAAGATGGCTGGTCACATGGGTGACCGTCAGCGTACCCAAATGAACCTCGAAGTCGTTCGCACAGATGCGGATCGCGGTCTTATCTTTGTAAAGGGTTCTGTCCCTGGTTCGAAGAATGGCTGGCTGCTCGTTCGTGATGCAATCAAGCTTGCTGCTGCTGATGACCTGCCGTTTCCGGCAGCGATTATCGATACCGCAGCACCGCAAGTTGAAGCTGCAACGCCTGTTCCCGAAGCTGAAGCTCCTGTAGCTGAAGCGCCGGTGAGCGATGAAAATACCTCTAATGAAAATGGGGAGGGCTGA
- the rplD gene encoding 50S ribosomal protein L4: MKVKVQKIDGKASGDIELNDAVFGVEPRADILHRVVTWQLENRRATARPTRERSDVARTGKKFGAQKGSGGARHGARSAPIFIGGGKAHGARKRDFNQSLNKKIRALGLKMALSTKAKDGLVVVDSLALKEAKTQALKAHFDKHGFAGKVLVIDGASVDAGFKKAAGNLPGINVIPAAGANVYDILNHDTLILTKEAVEKLEARFNG, translated from the coding sequence ATGAAGGTGAAGGTCCAAAAAATCGACGGTAAAGCGTCGGGCGACATCGAACTGAATGACGCTGTGTTTGGCGTAGAGCCACGCGCGGACATTCTGCACCGTGTTGTAACCTGGCAGCTTGAAAACCGGCGTGCCACTGCGCGTCCTACGCGTGAGCGTTCCGACGTTGCCCGTACCGGTAAAAAGTTCGGTGCACAGAAGGGTTCTGGCGGCGCTCGTCACGGTGCTCGCTCTGCTCCGATCTTTATCGGTGGTGGTAAAGCGCACGGTGCTCGTAAGCGTGACTTCAACCAGTCGCTGAACAAGAAAATTCGCGCGCTCGGCCTGAAGATGGCGCTTTCTACCAAGGCGAAGGACGGTCTTGTTGTCGTCGATAGCCTTGCGCTGAAAGAAGCCAAGACACAGGCGCTTAAAGCTCACTTCGACAAGCACGGTTTTGCTGGCAAGGTCTTGGTGATTGATGGCGCAAGTGTTGATGCTGGTTTCAAGAAGGCTGCTGGCAACCTTCCGGGTATCAATGTCATCCCGGCAGCTGGCGCGAACGTCTATGACATTCTCAATCACGATACGCTGATCCTTACGAAGGAAGCGGTTGAAAAGCTGGAGGCGCGCTTCAATGGCTAA
- a CDS encoding 50S ribosomal protein L23 yields the protein MAKKQDIDARHYDVILAPHITEKSTMASESNAVVFKVANDATKPQIKEAVEAIYEKKVVAVNTILTKGKTKRWKGKPYKRSDFKKAVVRLADGDMIDFTSGI from the coding sequence ATGGCTAAAAAGCAAGACATCGATGCGCGTCACTACGACGTGATTCTCGCTCCGCACATCACCGAAAAGTCGACTATGGCTTCGGAGAGCAATGCGGTTGTTTTCAAGGTAGCGAATGATGCAACCAAGCCGCAGATCAAAGAAGCGGTTGAGGCGATCTACGAAAAGAAGGTCGTCGCGGTGAACACCATTCTTACCAAAGGGAAAACGAAGCGCTGGAAGGGTAAACCTTACAAGCGTTCCGATTTCAAAAAGGCAGTCGTTCGCCTCGCTGATGGCGATATGATCGACTTCACCAGCGGTATCTGA
- the rplB gene encoding 50S ribosomal protein L2, with amino-acid sequence MALKSYKPTSPARRGLILIDKTGLHKGGPVKSLTEGKRKTGGRNNKGHVTSRGIAGGHKQKYRFIDFKRRKWDVPATVERIEYDPNRTAFIALLKYEDGEQTYIICPQRLAVGDTVVAGEKTDTKPGNAMLLGQMPVGTICHNVEMKPGKGGQIARSAGTYVQLVGRDRGMVIVRLNSGEQRYLRSDCMGTVGAVSNPDNQNQNFGKAGRTRWKGRRPLTRGVAKNPVDHPHGGGEGRTSGGRHPVTPWGKPTKGARTRKNKQTDKMIIRSRHAKKKR; translated from the coding sequence ATGGCACTCAAGAGTTACAAACCGACAAGCCCCGCACGTCGCGGTCTTATCCTGATCGACAAAACCGGCCTCCACAAAGGTGGCCCGGTCAAATCGCTCACTGAAGGCAAGCGCAAGACCGGTGGTCGGAACAACAAAGGTCACGTGACCTCGCGCGGTATCGCGGGCGGTCACAAGCAGAAGTATCGCTTTATCGACTTCAAACGTCGTAAATGGGATGTGCCTGCAACCGTAGAGCGGATCGAATATGATCCTAACCGCACGGCTTTCATCGCGCTTTTGAAGTACGAAGATGGCGAGCAGACATATATCATTTGCCCGCAGCGTCTGGCTGTTGGTGACACGGTTGTTGCTGGCGAGAAAACTGACACGAAGCCCGGCAACGCCATGCTTCTGGGTCAGATGCCCGTCGGTACAATTTGTCACAACGTGGAGATGAAGCCTGGCAAAGGTGGTCAAATCGCACGCAGCGCGGGCACTTATGTCCAGCTTGTCGGTCGTGACCGCGGCATGGTCATTGTGCGCCTTAACTCTGGCGAACAGCGGTACCTGCGTTCTGATTGCATGGGTACGGTTGGTGCGGTTTCTAACCCTGACAACCAGAACCAGAATTTCGGCAAAGCTGGCCGCACCCGTTGGAAGGGCCGTCGCCCTCTGACACGCGGTGTTGCAAAGAACCCGGTCGATCACCCGCACGGTGGTGGTGAAGGCCGGACCAGCGGTGGCCGTCATCCGGTGACTCCATGGGGCAAGCCTACCAAGGGTGCCCGTACTCGTAAGAATAAGCAGACGGACAAGATGATCATCCGTTCGCGCCACGCGAAGAAGAAGAGGTAA
- the rpsS gene encoding 30S ribosomal protein S19 — MARSVWKGPFVELSLLKKAEDAQEAGNSKPIKTWSRRSTILPQFVGLTFNVYNGHKFIPVSVSEEMVGHKLGEFAPTRSFPGHAADKKGKR; from the coding sequence ATGGCACGTTCCGTCTGGAAAGGTCCGTTTGTCGAGCTCAGCCTGCTGAAGAAGGCAGAGGACGCACAGGAAGCCGGCAATTCAAAGCCGATCAAAACCTGGTCGCGTCGCTCTACTATTCTCCCGCAGTTCGTGGGGCTCACGTTCAATGTCTATAATGGACATAAATTCATCCCCGTCTCGGTTTCGGAAGAAATGGTCGGCCACAAACTTGGTGAATTCGCGCCTACGCGCAGTTTCCCAGGTCACGCTGCTGACAAGAAGGGCAAGCGCTAA
- the rplV gene encoding 50S ribosomal protein L22 — MGKAKSPRRVADNEALAVGTTIRGSAQKLNLVAQLIRGKKAEEALNILSFSKKSMARDASKVLASAIANAENNHNLDVDALVVAEASVGKSITMKRFHTRGRGKSTRILKPFSKLRIVVREQEEEEA, encoded by the coding sequence ATGGGCAAGGCAAAATCTCCACGCCGCGTAGCGGACAATGAGGCTTTGGCTGTGGGCACAACCATCCGTGGTTCTGCACAAAAGTTGAACCTTGTTGCCCAGCTGATCCGTGGCAAGAAAGCCGAAGAGGCTCTCAACATTCTTTCGTTCTCGAAAAAGTCGATGGCGCGTGATGCAAGCAAAGTGCTCGCATCGGCTATCGCCAATGCTGAGAACAACCACAATCTGGATGTCGATGCTCTGGTCGTTGCGGAAGCATCGGTTGGTAAATCGATTACCATGAAGCGGTTCCACACACGCGGTCGCGGTAAGTCGACCCGAATTCTCAAGCCGTTCAGCAAGCTGCGTATCGTAGTGCGCGAACAGGAAGAAGAAGAGGCGTAA
- the rpsC gene encoding 30S ribosomal protein S3 codes for MGQKSNPIGLRLQINRTWDSRWYAEGRNYAGLLAEDIKIRKYIFETLPQAAISKVVIERPAKLCRISIYAARPGVIIGKKGADIEKLRLKLASMTDSEVKLNIVEIRKPEIDAKLVAQGIADQLVRRVAFRRAMKRAMQSAMRLGAEGIKIVCGGRLGGAEIARVEQYREGRVPLHTLRANIDYAETEALTAYGIIGIKVWVFKGEILAHDPTAQDRLMMESQTSGVRPAR; via the coding sequence ATGGGTCAGAAGAGTAATCCGATCGGTCTGCGTCTGCAGATCAACCGCACCTGGGATAGCCGCTGGTACGCTGAAGGGCGCAACTATGCTGGTCTTCTCGCCGAGGATATCAAGATCCGTAAGTACATCTTTGAAACACTGCCACAGGCGGCGATTTCAAAGGTTGTGATCGAGCGTCCGGCAAAGCTGTGCCGTATTTCGATCTACGCGGCTCGTCCTGGTGTCATCATCGGCAAGAAGGGGGCAGACATTGAAAAACTGCGTCTGAAACTTGCATCGATGACTGACAGCGAAGTGAAGCTGAATATTGTCGAGATCCGCAAGCCGGAAATCGATGCCAAGCTCGTCGCTCAGGGTATCGCAGATCAGCTCGTTCGTCGTGTGGCTTTCCGCCGCGCCATGAAGCGGGCTATGCAATCGGCCATGCGTCTCGGCGCGGAAGGCATTAAGATTGTCTGCGGCGGCCGTCTCGGCGGTGCTGAAATCGCACGTGTTGAGCAGTATCGTGAGGGCCGCGTGCCGCTTCACACACTGCGCGCAAACATCGACTATGCTGAAACCGAAGCGCTGACTGCCTATGGCATCATCGGGATCAAGGTTTGGGTCTTCAAGGGTGAAATTCTCGCTCATGATCCAACCGCTCAAGATCGTTTGATGATGGAATCGCAGACTTCCGGCGTTCGGCCGGCTCGCTGA
- the rplP gene encoding 50S ribosomal protein L16 yields MLQPKKTKFRKAFKGRIKGDAKGGTSLNFGSYGLKALEPDRLTARQIEAARRAITRAMKRQGRLWIRVFPDVPVSKKPAEVRQGKGKGSVEYWAARVKPGRILFELDGVSGPVAALAFERAAMKLPIKTKVVARLGDTSHLGGS; encoded by the coding sequence ATGCTGCAACCGAAGAAAACTAAGTTCCGTAAGGCCTTCAAAGGCCGGATTAAGGGCGATGCAAAGGGCGGCACTTCGCTGAACTTTGGCTCGTACGGCCTCAAGGCTCTTGAGCCGGATCGCCTTACCGCGCGCCAGATCGAAGCCGCTCGTCGTGCAATCACGCGCGCGATGAAGCGTCAAGGTCGCCTTTGGATCCGCGTCTTCCCAGACGTTCCGGTTTCCAAGAAGCCTGCCGAAGTCCGTCAGGGTAAAGGTAAGGGTTCGGTCGAATATTGGGCCGCTCGTGTTAAGCCGGGCCGTATTCTGTTTGAACTTGATGGCGTATCCGGCCCCGTTGCCGCGCTCGCATTTGAGCGTGCTGCAATGAAGTTGCCGATTAAGACCAAAGTTGTTGCCCGTCTGGGTGACACCTCGCACCTGGGAGGCTCATAA
- the rpmC gene encoding 50S ribosomal protein L29, whose protein sequence is MADIEDLRTKTDDQLSVELTDLKREQFNLRFQAATNQLEKPSRIREVRRNIAQIKTLQSERAAKAAAEKA, encoded by the coding sequence ATGGCCGATATCGAAGATCTTCGCACGAAGACCGACGATCAGCTCTCTGTTGAGCTGACTGATCTTAAACGCGAACAGTTCAATCTGCGTTTTCAGGCTGCTACGAACCAGTTGGAAAAGCCTTCGCGGATCCGTGAAGTTCGTCGCAACATCGCGCAGATTAAAACTCTGCAAAGCGAGCGCGCGGCGAAGGCCGCCGCTGAAAAGGCGTAA
- the rpsQ gene encoding 30S ribosomal protein S17 — protein MPKRILIGTVTSDKTDKTVTVLVERKVKHPLYGKIIRRSKKYHAHDEDNAFTVGDVVRIEETKPISKTKTWVVKDRVVSGGTQAIEADLDVEAAGN, from the coding sequence ATGCCGAAACGTATTCTGATCGGAACTGTCACTTCTGACAAAACCGACAAGACCGTGACCGTGCTGGTCGAACGCAAAGTGAAGCACCCACTTTATGGGAAAATCATTCGCCGTTCGAAAAAGTATCACGCTCACGATGAAGATAACGCATTCACCGTTGGTGATGTTGTCCGTATCGAGGAGACCAAACCGATCTCCAAGACGAAGACTTGGGTTGTAAAAGACCGGGTTGTTTCGGGCGGCACACAAGCGATCGAAGCTGATCTCGATGTCGAGGCAGCAGGTAATTAA
- the rplN gene encoding 50S ribosomal protein L14 → MIQMQSNLDVADNSGAKRVQCIKVLGGSKRRFASVGDVIVVSVKEAQPRAKVKKGDVHRAVIVRTKKDVRRSDGSVIRFDSNAAVLVNKSEEPIGTRIFGPVVRELRGRGFMKIISLAPEVL, encoded by the coding sequence ATGATCCAGATGCAATCCAATCTCGACGTTGCGGATAACAGCGGCGCAAAGCGCGTCCAGTGCATTAAGGTGCTGGGCGGGTCAAAGCGCCGGTTTGCTTCCGTTGGCGACGTGATCGTGGTTTCCGTTAAGGAAGCTCAACCGCGTGCAAAAGTGAAAAAGGGTGACGTTCACCGTGCAGTGATCGTCCGCACCAAAAAGGACGTTCGCCGTTCTGATGGTAGCGTGATCCGTTTTGACAGCAACGCTGCGGTCCTAGTGAACAAAAGCGAAGAGCCAATCGGCACTCGTATCTTTGGCCCAGTGGTTCGCGAACTTCGCGGCCGCGGGTTCATGAAGATCATTTCGCTTGCTCCGGAGGTGCTCTGA
- the rplX gene encoding 50S ribosomal protein L24, whose amino-acid sequence MGAAKIKKGDNVVVLSGKDKGRSGTVQQVMPKEGKVVVEGVNVVARHRKPTQQNPQGGIDRFPAPMNISKVAVADPKDGKATRVRFEEKDGKKVRIAVKSGETIDG is encoded by the coding sequence ATGGGTGCTGCAAAGATTAAAAAGGGCGACAATGTCGTCGTGCTTTCGGGCAAGGATAAGGGCCGTTCCGGCACTGTCCAACAGGTCATGCCGAAAGAGGGCAAGGTCGTGGTCGAAGGTGTGAACGTTGTTGCACGTCATCGTAAGCCTACTCAGCAAAACCCTCAGGGTGGCATCGACCGGTTCCCGGCTCCGATGAACATCTCGAAGGTAGCGGTGGCTGATCCAAAAGACGGCAAGGCAACCCGTGTTCGTTTTGAAGAGAAAGACGGCAAGAAGGTTCGCATTGCTGTAAAGAGTGGGGAGACAATCGATGGTTGA